In the Triticum aestivum cultivar Chinese Spring chromosome 2B, IWGSC CS RefSeq v2.1, whole genome shotgun sequence genome, agacattctcgTCGATGacaaggcgcctacggtgactttatAAATTTCGAGATAACATGCCAGCTCggtctcttgaaggtgctcataggggtaaggcgtgcgtgtgtgcgtccataagggtgagtgtatgtgcgtatatATGCGCGCTTGCATCTGTACTGATGTTTAAAAAAATCCATTCGCTGTAGGGGAGAGTCAAAACGACCCCATATTAATTATTAGGAATTGATTGTTGTATCCAGCTCCGGGTATGAAGAAAATGGGCCCGTGATTTGGGATGAGATGTAGTGTGGATGACATGCGAAGCCGAGTCCATACAGCAGTGACTGTACTGCATGATCTGCTACTGTAGAGGATCCTAACACCCGTGATTTGCCCAAGTCCTGGTCCGATTTTTTTATATCAACCAATTTCTTCACGTCTAGATTACGCTGCTTCTCCCAACACAGCGTAGGGTGTGTAGGGAGAAGGCCACCTTCCTCCCGCTCGCACCCTGTTAGACCATCGCTAGCAAACCTATTATCGTACGATTTTCTTCCTTTTAAGGTAACGGaaacgctcatatacacgtgcatacactcatctTTATAAAGGCACATCCTATCCTATAAGCACTTTTGAATGACTGGGTTggtatatcatcttgaaatttacgtaGTCGTCGTAGGCATCTCATCGTTGACGGTAACGTCTCCCCACTGAATGCACatcaccggaaatcctgaaataaatgcaagaataaatgcgagcaacaggatttgaaccctgatgggctagggataccatagtccctctaaccatccaaccacaggtggTTCGATCGTACGGATCTTTAAAGTGAGTATATATGCCATAGAAAACGTGTTCTACGGTTGGCGCGGGCTGCGGCCGAATAGTAAAACAGTAATATTTGTTTTACGGTTCGGCCTTGCATGGTCTGTTCGACCGTTTCTGTTTTACCGTTCGGCCTTGCGGACTCTATTCAGCCGCAGCCCGCGCCAGCCCTCAAACCGAAAAAAAAACATATTAGACAAATTGACCGTAATTCCGATAAATGGCTACAAATTCAAACAATCAAACATAGTTTGTGTGAAAATTAAACATAGTTTTCATCCATTGCCCAAAAGAACATCATGCAAAAGCCACCACCACCTCCatgaccatcatcatcatcactctccaccaccacggccgaagccaccaccacctccatgaccatctcattatcatcatcactctccaccaccaccaccgaaaCCACCACCCGTCGCCGCTTGCTTCCTTCTCTCCAAGATCTCCCTCCTTGCAATATCATGTCATTCTTTGGTGATGTCGTCCATCTCATTGCGGTTCATCGTAATGATCTTGTTCTCCTCTTGAATAAGCTTGCCCAAGGCCTTGTTCTCCTCGGCAATGGCTCTTCTCTGTTCAATGGTGGCCTTGTGAAACCCCTCTTCCTTGAGTAATtgccacttttcttgcttctcTTGTGCCTTCTTGTCCGCCAACTCCTTCTTTGCCTCCAATGTCTTGGCCACCATCAActcatttgattgcaccatggcatctatCTTGACCTGCAAGCTTGATGCCTCCACTTCCCTCTTGATCTTGTCCTTGGCCTTCTTGTTTCCATCGGGCTTGTTCTTGTTTCTCGcgccatcatcatcttcatcatcatcaccatcaaccttGGTGAGTGAACCTCTCTCTGGCGGGGATTATTTGtcaatcaacttccacttctcgctattttGAAGGTTGCCATTGgaagcttccatgtccttgtaCCTTTCTTGCGCAATTTTGTCCTACAAAATGAAAACAATGTCAAAGTATGTCACATGCAACCACTCCAATGGCTACAAATCATTTTCACTACTTGGGACGTGAAAACAAACTCGGGCTACAATGGTACCACTTAGAGGTGCATTGTGGACTTGCTCGAAGCAACCACTCCAACGACTACAAATCAGCTTGATCACATCCCAACGACCTTGGAGTGACCTATTGGTGTGTGGCATCCTCGAGTCATACTTTTCCATCATTCAGAAGAACTGATTCTCTATCCTTTGCCAATACCGCTTGTCGGTGTGGTCAGTGTCGGTGCACGCATCTAGAGACACAGATTCCCAAGCCTTGATCAAGACTTGATCTTTCAATTGCGTGTAGTTCTTAGATCTCGCGCGCACTTTTGCTTGCGCTTGGTCAAACACCCCCTCCCCAATCTTCAccacctcatcttcttcctcaccgTGACCGTCCACACCACCATCCATCTCATTGTAGCCGTAATCACCGATCGGGGCTTAATCAATCTCGACGGAGTTGTCATCCACCATGTGCACAAACTCGGTAGTCACATCGTGCAAACTGGCGCTGCAATTTCACTCACAAGTCATGAACAATCGCAATGGCGGGAAGTGAAAACGACTAGAAGAAAATTAAAGTTCCATACCTTGCGcccattccatcgaacacctccgGGGTGACGGCAACAGCGTCGTTGGCGGGCGTCCTCGGGGAAGCTCTTGCGGTGGCGAtcggaggaggtggtggcgcggtgcTTACAGTACCTTTTTTGGCCGCCTTCTTGCGTTTCACCCACGCCACCTTGCGCATCTTCACCGGCTGGGTGGGGATGGCCTGGACCGGATTCGCAGTGGCGGCGATCACGCGTGCATTCCCAGCAACGGCTGTGGGAGCGCCGCTCTGGATGAAGAAGTTGCCCTGGCGCTTGCGGGGATGGGCAGTGGAGGCTTGAACGGCGGCGGGCGCAACACAGCTGGCGACGAGATCTGCTTGAGGGTTGTTGGTGCGTCCATGCCTTCCACGGTGACGGGTGACGGCTGGAACGTGTCCATGGCGGCACTATAGAGCCGGGGAAGGTGGTCCGCAGGGGCCGGAGGAAGATCAGTGACGGTGGAGGGAAGGAAGAACAGGAACTGTTGCGCGGAAATGTCCATCCCGCCAAATCTCGCCAGCAATAGGGGTCACCCTCGGGTCAGCTTCCTGCCCCGTGTTTCTAAAGGTTGAGGGGGAGAATTTGCCGCGCCCCCCAAAAAAATTAAAGGCCGCCGGCCGAGACGGTGTCTGTTTGGGCCACTTTTTTCGCGCAAAACTGTAAACTAACGGTTATTTTACAGTTCGGCGCGATATAagaggtctgctagagatgctcagCCCACCTAGCGAAAACCCGGATAGATACCTGATACATGATACATGATCGTCCTAGTACCCCTCAACAAAAAGAAAAACATGATCGACCTAGTAAGTTTTTGTTTGGAAGGATTTTACCCTGATTTGTATTCGACAAGTTGTGGTAGTAAGAGAATACTGATAAGGCTGTCATAGCGGGGAGTATCATATAATAGTATCATGCATAGGATACTACATCCATAttgcatagtatcatatgttgaTATCATAGATAACTTCATTTATTATCATGCaagacacatagtagcacatcatttaatatgatacagtatcataatatgataatcaaccatctctttcttcatttaattttatAACGCCTCATTAAAATTGTCTAGTTGAAATGCATAATAttacttatgatactcccattacgggtAGCCTAAGACTTTAGCAGCGGAGACGTCACTCTCAATCACACCTCAATCTATTATTAGCAAAGATAATAGAGTTATGATGGTTGAGATATTTGCAGTAAATGAAAGTGGTAATTACCTATGGCCGACTATTAGGCGGTGTCCGGCCGACCCAAACACTCGTCTGTTTTTATGTTATTTCATGGTAAATACATAATGTTTTTTCTTCTTTCTAAACCACACAAGTGTAATAGACAATTTATGTGTTCCCGAGTTCTTGTTGGGTCAATATATCCGCCATGTGTAGGACAAAAAAGAATTGTGTTTGGTGGCACGAACAAAATACATGCATGGAATTAGTAGTTACATAAGAATTATTTCTCCTAATTAACTTTAGAATACAAAAATTGTCCAAAAAAATTCGGGTTGTAGTATAATATTTGTTTGACGTAGATATGAGTTGTAGATGTTGTTTGAATTAGGAAGCCACATTTTAATCTTTCAGTTTCTAGATAGTTTTCCTTGCTATGTTTTAAAACAAGGTTTAGCTTTCTGCCTTTCTTTGGGAATTACATGAAAAATAAATCTTTTTTAGTAGAAAAGAATCATTACACTTCAGATGATCCTCTGATCATTAAAATTTTCTCCTGCAAGAGTGCCAAGGCAGCTAGGAAGCGCTCGCGCAAGGTCCTTTCGCGACGAGCACATCCTCCCCGCTGCCGTTGCCATGAACATCGCCGCCAATGGGCTCTCCAACCTTCAAACTTGCGCCCCCCCTCTCTTTCCAAAAACAAAACAAGTAGCTTTGCTTGTGAATGAGTCAAACAAATGAAGGTGAGATCGAGACAGGGACCTGAATTTAGGAAACATGCATTGGAAAGGTAAGATAATGTCCAAGAAAACACAAACGATCTCTGCCGCAAACTCCGGCTTTATTACACAGCAATAACAATTCTTTTCACAAACACAATTCTGAAACTGCAGAGGAACAGCCTAACAGGACAAGAAGCAAATCACACCAAGACAGTAGGAAAGCAAGCAGGTTCTAAGAAAATCTGCATAAGCAACACTTGTGAAACAAATAATGAACCTCCGGCAAGCAAGCAGAGTGGCAAAACAGAGTGATCACTCGTATCTCACTGCAACCTTGAGCTGCTGATTTGGGCGCTTCGCATTTAGTACCTTTAGCTGCCCCACTGTATCGTCCAATGAAGAGTTGTTTTTCCTACCAATGAGCTGCACCTCTTTAAGGCTTGTCAAATGCTCGATGCCAGTTACGCTCTTAGAATCTGTGGTTGCGAATCTCACTCTGAGTGACTCAAGTTTTGCCATTGATCTTTCCTCAAATCGGAGAACTTCCACAGCTCCATTCTCAAATTTCAGGTACAGGTCCTTGAGCGCCGGAAAGCTCTGGGTAGCTTGTGCAACCAGCTCTTTATCCTCGTAGCAATACGCGTCCAAGTCTAAGTACTTCAGCTTGGGCAGATTACATATTGGGCTGAACAGTTGGTCACCACCAAAGTATGTCTAAGCAACAGAAAGCTCGACAAGATCATGCAGAAACTCGACCCACTCGGGCAATTTGTCAATGTGGGAGCCGATCCTGAGATACTGGAGGTACGGCGGGTGCGGCTTGACATTATGCAGAAAGTTCAATACATCCTTGTCCGGACCGCGGTCACTAATGTTGAGCCACCGGAGGGAATATAACTTGCTCAGGGACTTAGCAAGCTTTTTCTTAGCTTCCTCATTAGGGGGGTCGCTGACAATGGCCATACGTAAATCTCTCAACTGTTGTAATTCACCGAGCTCTTTTGCAGCATCGATATCACATTTAAAAACCACTTCATTCACCGTCCGTAGTGCCTTCATCCTATGCAGGCCCTTGCGTGCAGTCCAACTATCACCGTAAAAGTAACGCCTGTTGTTGATTTGCAGGTGTTCAAGTTTCTCTAGCTTTGACACAGTTTCTGGTAGATCTTCCAGGAGCGTGTGACGTAGATCAAGGGTCTCCAAATTCTCTAGGTCACCGACTTCTGGAGGCATCTTCTCGATATTTGTACCTTTCATGCTCAAAAATCTTAGCAGGTACATCCGGCAGACATGTCTCAAATGCTTGTTTTCTAGGCCCATGCAGTCTTCCAGGTCAAGCACCCTGAGCAGGGCGAACTTTCCTAAACGAGCAAGCACGATTCTGTGATCATCGGGGCCAAATAGGCTCAACGATCGGACATGATCCATCTTCACCCCCTCGATGCCATTTTTCTTACTAAGACATGCTGCAGTTCTGTTAGATGGAGAGCCCTCTATCTCTTCGCCACCATGGATGGATAGGCGGCGAATCCTATCATACGCCACCCCTTTGTATGGACCACCTACTAGGCTAACAAAGTTACACTCCAGGGATTTGTTCACCATGACCTCAAGCATCATGTCGTGCACCCGGCACATCTCCAACCTCCCATCATAGAAGGTGACTACATCACTGGACCGATCAATCATGCTTCTACTCACCAACTCATTGTAGTGGGCTTCTGCAACCTCCATTAAGGTCAAACCTCGGACCTCAGTAACTAGTCCTTCTGCTATCCATCTCTTCAGGAGACGATCTTTGGCGAAGACATAATCCTCTGGGAAAATGCTGAGGTACATCATGCAACCCTTAAGGTAATGAGGGAGGTGGTTATAGCTGAGAGTAACTATTTGCCTCATCCCCTCAAGGGTAGGGTGGCTCTCCATGTGAGAACCAATCGACTTGTGAACTCTTTCCCACATATCCTTGCTCTCCGATGATTGGTAGCTTGCCAAGAGGCCTGCGATGCTAATAATTGCCATTGGAAGTCCACgacattttttcaaaattttgtgcATTTCAACTACCAGACCCTTGGGGCAAGAGGCAACCTTGGGACCAAATACTCTgctgaggaacaacttcttggagTCTTCCAAACTGAGGGGCTTAATCCGATAAACGCAATTTTCATTAACACTGCTAGCACCACTGCATGCTGCAGCCACAGTATCTATCCGAGTGGTCACAATGATCCGGCTCCCTTGGTTGTTCTCTGGCAACTTGTATTTGATTGCATCCCATGTTGCTACTGTCCATACATCGTCCACCACAATGAGGTACCTAGTTTTGCAAAAGCAGTTCCTTATTAATTAGAATGCATGAAAAGCGATAACTACCTTCATTATGAATATGTATTCCTTAGTGACATAAACATGGTAGCTTAAGGCCATCAACAAAGACGTGATACCACTTGATTCTTTGTTTTCAAGTCATAAACTAATGTGTGTAAAAGTTTTGTATGGATTTATATTGTTGTAACTAATATGTAGAAGTTGCTCCCTTTTTGAGTTTGTACAACTAGTGCAACCATTTATGTTCTACTACATATTAATTCGACTCTATTTACATAATACCAAACTACACCATATTACAATAACACTTCATTCAATGCCAGCACCTTGCTGTCTCTTCTATATATTTTAAAGGATTTGAGATGAAGAACACATGATGGATATTTTTCAGGATTGGCCTAAGAGAAAATTTTAATGATCAGAGGATCATCTGAAGTGTAATGATTCTTttctactgaaaaataattttttttcatgTAATTCCCAAGGAAAGGCAGAAAGCTAAACCTTGTTTTAAAACATAGCAAGGAAAACTATCTAGAAACTGAAAGATTAAAATGTGGCTTCCTAATTCAAACATCATCTACAACTCATATCTACGTCAAACAAATATTATACTACAACCCGAATATTTTGGACAATTTTTGTATTCTAAAGTTAATTAGGAGAAATAATTCTTATGTAACTACTAATTCCATGCATGTATTTTGGTCGTGCCACCAAACACAATTCTTTTTTGTTCTACATAGCGGATATATTGACCCAACGAGAACTCGGGAACACATAAATTGTCTATTACACTTGTGTGGTTTAGAAAGAAGAAAAAACATTATGTATTTACCATGAAATAACATAAAAACAGACGAGTGTTTGGGTCGGCCGGACACCGCCTAATAGTCGGCCATAGGTAATTACCACTTTCATTTACTGCAAATATCTCAACCATCATAACTCTATTATCTTTGCTGATAATAGATTCAGGTGTGATTGAGAGTGACGTCTCCGCTGCTAAAGTCTTAGGCTgcccgtaatgggagtatcataagtaaTATCATGCATTCCAACTAGACAATTTTAACGAGGTGCCATAAAATTAAATAAAGAAAGAgatggttgagtatcatatcatgataccgacCAAACCGACAAGCGGTATTGGCAAAGGATAGAGAACCAGTTCTTCTGAATGATGGAAAAGTATGACTCGAGGACGCCACACACCTATAGGTCACTCCAAGGTCGTTGGGATGTGATCAAGCTAATTTGTAGCCGTTGAAGTGGTTGCTTCGAGCAAGTCCACAATGCACCTCTAAGTGGTACCATTGTAGCCCATTATGTGAGTTTGTTTTCATGTCCCAAGTAGTGCAAATGATTTGTAGCCATTGGAGTGGTTGCATGTGACATATTTTGACATTGTTTTCATTTTGTAGGACAAAATTGCACAAGAAAGGtacaaggacatggaagcttcCAATGGCAAGTCATTTACACTAGAGCTTTGCTGGAAATTCCTTCaaaatagcgagaagtggaagttgattgaCAAAGAATCCCCACCGGAGAGAGGTTCACTCACCAAGGTTGTTGTTGATGatgtgaagatgatgatggcccaagaaacaAGAACAAGCTCGATGGAAACAAGAAGGCCAAGGACAAGATCAAGAGGGAAGTTGAGGCATCAAGCTTGCAGGACAAGatagatgccatggtgcaatcaaatgagTTGATGGTGGCCAAGACATTGGAGGCAAAGAAGGAGTTGGCCGACAAGAAGGCACAAgagaagcaagaaaagtggcaATTACTCAAGGAAGAGGGGTTGCACAAGGCCATCATTGAACAGAGAAGAGCCATTGCCGAGGAGAACAAGGCCTTGGGCAAGCTTATTCAAGAGGAGAACAAGATCATGACGATGAACCGCAATGAGATGGACGACATCACCAAAGAATGACATGATATTGCAAGGAGGGAGATCTTGGAGAGAAGGAAGCAAGCGGCGACGGCTGGTGGcttcggtggcggtggtggagagtgatgatgatgatgagatggtcatggaggtggtggtggcttgggcggttgtggtggagagtgatgatgatgatggtcatGGAGGTGGTGGTGGCTTTTGCATGATGTTCTTTTGGGTCATGGATGAAAACTATCTTTAATTTTCACACAAACTATGTTTGATTGTTTGAATTTGTAGCCATTTATCTCAATTACGGTCAATTTGTCTAATTTGTTTTTTTGGTTTGAGGGCTGGCGCGGGATGCGGCTGAACAGAGCCCGCAAGGCCGAACGGTAAAATAGAAACGGTCGAAGAGACCATGCAAGGCCGAATCGTAAAACGAATATTACTGTTTTACTGTTCGGCCGCAGCCCGCGCCAACCGTAGGACACATTTTCTGCGGCATTTATACTCACTTTAAAGATCCATACGAGCGAAcgacctgtggttggatggttagagggactatggtatccccagcccactagGGTTCAAATCCTGTTGCTCGCATTTATTCGtgcatttatttcaggatttccggtgatGTGCATTCAGTGGGGGAGACGTTACCGTCAATGATGAGGTGCCTATGGCGACTTcgtaaattttaagatgatatgccggcctAGTCTTTCGAAAGTGCTTATAGAATAGGGTGTGCGTTTATAAAGATGGATGTATGCATGCGTATATGAGAGCTTGTGTTGTGTTAAAAGAAAATCGTACGATAATGGGTTTGCTAGCTGCCGTATGaacccggccccacatgtcatccacACTACAGCACCGTACAGTACTGCAGAGGATCTCAACCCAAATCACGGGCCCATTTTCTTCCTACCCTGAGCTGGATACAACAGCCAATTCCTAATAATTAATATGGGGTCGTTTTGACTCTCCGCTGCAGCGAACGGATTTTTTTTAAACATCCGTACAGttgcaagcgctcatacatacgcgcatacactcacccctatgaacgcacacacgcatgccttacccctatgagcacctccgagagaccgaGCCGGCATGTTATCTCggaatttacgaagtcaccgtacgCACCTCGTCATCGAAgagaatgtctcctcccactgaaagcacatcgctgaaaatcctgaaataaatccaggaataatgtgagcaccagaacttgaaccctggtgggctggggataccacaatctctctaaccatccaaccacatgttggttcgctgCAGCGAACGGATTGACAGGGGAGCATGCATGCACAATAGTTACGGGTTTCTTGGGAGGCTAGCCAGAAAAGTTTGCGCGTGGTGATGGCGCAAGCGAGGGGTTGgtggttagggcatctccaaacgGACACTTGTGCAGGACCGCTCATACAACGCTGTCCGCATATATT is a window encoding:
- the LOC123042761 gene encoding disease resistance protein Pik-2-like, with translation MEGTTQIVSIVGQLVGEEYRQLRDVAGQVAELRDELDTMNAILRMLSDADEGAVDHFIRAWMKQVRELAYDAEDCVHLYILRIRCRPRDGFLVWSKRILTTLFTRRRLAREIQELRARAVVVSERHARYGVSRKALSRSTSPSTSAPVLRHARSLAANDRDHLVGITEQATELATMVKAVINSERDMKPKVFSIVGFGGLGKTTLAMEVCQQLEADFQRQAQVSVSQAFRGTKDMEGLLRRMLRQIVKPKVDNAQGVKEEEPLDDIDNKDEDDLTNMLKELLKDMRYLIVVDDVWTVATWDAIKYKLPENNQGSRIIVTTRIDTVAAACSGASSVNENCVYRIKPLSLEDSKKLFLSRVFGPKVASCPKGLVVEMHKILKKCRGLPMAIISIAGLLASYQSSESKDMWERVHKSIGSHMESHPTLEGMRQIVTLSYNHLPHYLKGCMMYLSIFPEDYVFAKDRLLKRWIAEGLVTEVRGLTLMEVAEAHYNELVSRSMIDRSSDVVTFYDGRLEMCRVHDMMLEVMVNKSLECNFVSLVGGPYKGVAYDRIRRLSIHGGEEIEGSPSNRTAACLSKKNGIEGVKMDHVRSLSLFGPDDHRIVLARLGKFALLRVLDLEDCMGLENKHLRHVCRMYLLRFLSMKGTNIEKMPPEVGDLENLETLDLRHTLLEDLPETVSKLEKLEHLQINNRRYFYGDSWTARKGLHRMKALRTVNEVVFKCDIDAAKELGELQQLRDLRMAIVSDPPNEEAKKKLAKSLSKLYSLRWLNISDRGPDKDVLNFLHNVKPHPPYLQYLRIGSHIDKLPEWVEFLHDLVELSVA